Proteins from one Triticum aestivum cultivar Chinese Spring chromosome 7A, IWGSC CS RefSeq v2.1, whole genome shotgun sequence genomic window:
- the LOC123151957 gene encoding RPM1-interacting protein 4 isoform X1 encodes MKLPWKQQKNAHVPKFGNWDNDGNVPYTLYFDNARKGKGGKPINPNDPVENPEAFSSSVVAPSPNRSFDQGRPALPPASPPPAHHHERRPSDAPAVAPPLSPYHRNAGGEPPRRGPGGGRAGGGGYSVEQSPGPSPLHPYGQSRAEYSDGSGYGLVANSVDRSRARGASRGNETPTRGSAVPKFGDWDSNPASADGYTHIFNKVREEKSTQAKAPGFGKDNVAYGNGRRQHDDGYVSSSRWCFGWCK; translated from the exons ATGAAGCTTCCTTGG AAGCAGCAGAAGAACGCGCACGTCCCGAAGTTCGGCAACTGGGACAACGACGGCAACGTCCCCTACACGCTCTACTTCGACAACGCGCGCAAGGGCAAGGGCGGCAAGCCCATCAACCCCAACGACCCCGTCGAGAACCCCGAGGCCTTCTCCTCCTCTGTCGTCGCGCCGTCGCCGAACCGCTCCTTCGACCAGGGCAGGCCGGCTCTccctcctgcctccccgcctccCGCTCACCACCACGAGCGCCGGCCCAGCGACGCGCCGGCGGTCGCCCCGCCGCTGTCCCCGTACCACCGGAACGCCGGTGGCGAGCCGCCGAGAAGAGGCCCTGGCGGCGGACGGGCAGGCGGAGGCGGGTATAGCGTGGAGCAGTCGCCGGGGCCGTCCCCGCTGCACCCGTACGGACAGTCGAGGGCCGAGTACTCCGATGGCAGCGGCTACGGCCTCGTGGCCAACTCCGTGGACCGGTCCCGTGCCAGGGGCGCCTCGCGGGGCAACGAAACG CCGACGAGGGGGTCAGCGGTGCCCAAGTTCGGCGACTGGGACTCCAACCCGGCGTCGGCGGACGGCTACACGCACATCTTCAACAAGGTGAGGGAGGAGAAGAGCACCCAGGCCAAGGCACCGGGGTTCGGCAAGGACAACGTCGCCTATGGCAACGGCCGCAGGCAGCACGACGACGGCTACGTCTCCTCG AGTCGCTGGTGCTTTGGGTGGTGCAAGTAG
- the LOC123151957 gene encoding RPM1-interacting protein 4 isoform X2: MAKQQKNAHVPKFGNWDNDGNVPYTLYFDNARKGKGGKPINPNDPVENPEAFSSSVVAPSPNRSFDQGRPALPPASPPPAHHHERRPSDAPAVAPPLSPYHRNAGGEPPRRGPGGGRAGGGGYSVEQSPGPSPLHPYGQSRAEYSDGSGYGLVANSVDRSRARGASRGNETPTRGSAVPKFGDWDSNPASADGYTHIFNKVREEKSTQAKAPGFGKDNVAYGNGRRQHDDGYVSSSRWCFGWCK, encoded by the exons ATGGCT AAGCAGCAGAAGAACGCGCACGTCCCGAAGTTCGGCAACTGGGACAACGACGGCAACGTCCCCTACACGCTCTACTTCGACAACGCGCGCAAGGGCAAGGGCGGCAAGCCCATCAACCCCAACGACCCCGTCGAGAACCCCGAGGCCTTCTCCTCCTCTGTCGTCGCGCCGTCGCCGAACCGCTCCTTCGACCAGGGCAGGCCGGCTCTccctcctgcctccccgcctccCGCTCACCACCACGAGCGCCGGCCCAGCGACGCGCCGGCGGTCGCCCCGCCGCTGTCCCCGTACCACCGGAACGCCGGTGGCGAGCCGCCGAGAAGAGGCCCTGGCGGCGGACGGGCAGGCGGAGGCGGGTATAGCGTGGAGCAGTCGCCGGGGCCGTCCCCGCTGCACCCGTACGGACAGTCGAGGGCCGAGTACTCCGATGGCAGCGGCTACGGCCTCGTGGCCAACTCCGTGGACCGGTCCCGTGCCAGGGGCGCCTCGCGGGGCAACGAAACG CCGACGAGGGGGTCAGCGGTGCCCAAGTTCGGCGACTGGGACTCCAACCCGGCGTCGGCGGACGGCTACACGCACATCTTCAACAAGGTGAGGGAGGAGAAGAGCACCCAGGCCAAGGCACCGGGGTTCGGCAAGGACAACGTCGCCTATGGCAACGGCCGCAGGCAGCACGACGACGGCTACGTCTCCTCG AGTCGCTGGTGCTTTGGGTGGTGCAAGTAG